The nucleotide sequence TTACCGCCCGACCACCCGGTCCAGCCGCCGCAGCACTTCCTCGATGTTCTCCATGCTCGTCGCGTAGCTCAGTCGGACCTGCCCCGGCGCGGCGAAATCGGTGCCGGGCACGGCGGCCACCTGCGCCTCGTCCAGAATGATGCGGGCGGCCTGAAGTTCGTCGGGGTGAACGGCGCGGGTGTCGGCCATCACGTAAAAGGCGCCCTGTGGCGTGGGCGTGGGCAGCCCCAGAGCATTGAGGCCCGCCACGATGCGGTCGCGGCGCTCGCGGTAGGCGGCGCGGGCTATGGCGATAAAGCGGGCGGTGTCCTCGTGCCCTTCCAGCGCGGCGAGGGCGGCGTACTGGCTGACGCTGCTGGCGTTGCTGGTGCTCTGGGACTGCAGGGCGTTCATGGCGGCGATGACGTGTTTCGGCCCGCCCGCGTAGCCGATGCGCCAGCCGGTCATGGCGTAGGCCTTGCTCGCGCCGTTGATGGTCAGGGTGTGCTCGGGCGCGTAGGTGCCGATGCTGACCTGCTCGGCGTCGTAGACGAGGTGCTCGTAGATTTCGTCGGTCACGACGACAAGCCCGCAGCGCTGCGCGAGTTCGGCCACCGCCCGCAGCGTCTCCGGGGGAAACACCGCGCCGGTGGGGTTGCCGGGGCTGTTGAGAATCACCATGCGGGTGCGCGGCGTGACGGCGGCGGCGAGGCGCTCGGGGTCGAGCTGAAAGCCGCTTTCCGGCGTGGTGGGCACCGCCACCGGCACCGCGCCGGTCAGGGCGACCATTTCGGGGTAGCTGACCCAGTAGGGCGCCGGAATCAGCACCTCGTCGCCGGAGCCGAGCAGCGCGAACAGGGCGTTGAACAGCGCCTGTTTGCCGCCGCTGGTCACGGTCACGGCGTCGGGGGCGTAGGCCAGTCCGTTTTCCCGGCGGAACTTGGCACTGACGGCGCTGCGCAGTTCGGGAATGCCGCCCACCGGGGTGTATCTGGTGTGCCCGGCTTCGATGGCGGCGATGGCGGCGGCCCGGACGTGCGGCGGCGTGTCGAAATCCGGCTCGCCCACGCTCATGGAAATGATGTCCGCGCCCTGCCTGCGCAGTTCGAGGGCGCGGGACGTGACCGCCACCGTCGCGGACGGCTTGAGGCTCTGGGCGCGGGCGGACAGGCGAAAGGGCGAGGCCATGCGGTCAGGCTAAAGGGGCGGCGCGGGCCAGGCGGGCCGCACCCCTAGAGCAGTTGACAAAAAAAAGCTGGTCTGGACGCCCCCCCACCCGTCGCTTCGCAACGCCCTCTCCTGCGGAGCTTTACAAGTCCCCCACAAGGGGAGAGGGTCAAACGAGGCAAACATTCTTTTGTCAAATGCTCTAGAACAGCCCACTGTAAAGGGCAGACCTCACCACACGGGCGCCGTACTCAGCGGCAGCCCCAGCGGATTGAAGGGAGCGACTTCGCGCGGCCTGACCAGAAACTGCCCGGTCCAGGCGGGCATCAGCCGGAGCTTGACGGACGCGGCGGGCCGCACCCAGGCGGGCGCCGGACGCACCCCCGAAGCGGGCGACGGCACGACCCCCGGAGCGCGGCGCACCGGAACGGCGGGAGCGGTTTGCCCCGGTGCGAGCCTCACGGGTGCAGGCTTGGCGGGTGCGGGCCTGTCAGGTGCGGGCTTGACGGGTGCCGCCTGCACGGGCGCAGGGACCGGAGCCGGGGGCAGCGGAACGCCACCGGCAGAAGGAGACACCGGCGCCTCCTGGATTTGCGGAGGCTGGACGAACAGCGGCCGGTCCCCTCCCTGGGCGCAGGCGGCAGAAAGGGAACCGGCAAACAGGCAGGCCAGGAGGCCCGGCAACAGGCGTGAGGACATGGGGGGCAGCTTAACCGCCCCGGCAGATCGGGGGCTGAGAACCGCTGGCCCGACCTGGGCGTCTTGCCCACCCCCTCTTCTGGGCATGACTGTTTGGGGAGGGCAGCAGGAAAGCAACAGGCCACAAAAAAGGACTGGACGTCCCCCCTCACTGGGCCGTCCAGTCCGAAACTCACACCTGGGCGTGCCGCTGGGTCTTCGGCGGTGGGCACGCCTGTTTTCCCCGCGCCGTGCGCCGGAGAAGCCGAAGTGCGCCCAGAGTAGAAGCCGGGTTCTGTCGGCGCCTTGACAGCCTGCTTCCTAAAGGCTGGGAGGCCCACTGCGGCGCGGCCTGGACAGCTTGAACCGGGCTTCCGGCACCCCCGCACACTCGCCCGAATCGCCCGAAAAGGTGTCAGAGAAGGGTGAGGCTTTTTATGCAGCCCGCTTCCTCGCGTCGGAAACGGGGGTTTTCGGGGTAGCTTCGCGCCTGATGCATAGATGAAGTCCTAATACGGATTCCGCTTAATTCCTGCACAGTCGGGAAAGCGCCGCCTGTGCATCCATATCGCAGAATTCGTATTTTTTCCTACTTGCATCCGCTCGGATTGAATCTGAAACGACCAGATTCAATCGGAATCCGTATAAGCAGATGAAGGCAGCGTGCCGTGCGTCTTTTTCCGCATTTCCCTGCTGCAAGTCCCAGTTCTGTCAGAGCCTGCCCCGTAGGGTGAGGGCATGGCGACCGCCCTTCCGTCCTCTCCCGCCGTTTCCGGCAGCGCCGCGAATCAGGCCATTCACCGGGCACTCGAGCAGCTCGACCGGGTGATTCTGGGCAAGCCCACGCAGCTGCGGCTGGCACTGGCCTGCCTGCTGGCGCGGGGGCACCTGCTGATCGAGGACCAGCCCGGCGTGGGCAAAACGACGCTGGCGCAGGCCCTGGCCCGCACGCTGGGGCTGGGGTTCCGGCGGGTGCAGTTCACGTCCGACCTGCTGCCCGCCGACCTGCTGGGGGTCAGTATCTGGGACGCGGCGAGCGGCAGCTTTCGCCACCAGCCGGGGCCGATTTTCTCCGAGCTGCTGCTGGCCGACGAGATCAACCGGGCCACCCCGCGCACCCAGGGCGCCCTGCTGGAGGCGATGGAGGAGCGGCAGGTGAGTGAGGGCGGCGTGACCAGACCGCTGCCCGACCCCTTTTTCGTGATCGCCACCCAGAACCCGGCGGCGTTCGTGGGCACTTCTCCGCTGCCCGAAGCGCAACTCGACCGCTTTTTGATGACCGTCACGCTGGGCTACCCCGACGCCCGCGCCGAACGCACCCTGCTCGAAACCGGCGGGCGAGGCCAGAGCGTGCGCGACCTGCCCGCCGTGCTGGACGCGCCGACGCTGCTGCGGGCACAGGCGGAAGTGGACGCCGTGTACGCCGCGCCCGCGCTGCTCGATTACCTGCAACTGCTGGCCCGCGCCAGCCGTGAGCATCCGGCCATCGCTGCGGGCCTGAGTCCCCGCGCCCTGCTCGCCCTGCTGGCGGCGGCGCGGGCCTGGGCGTATCTCGACGGACGCGACATGGTGCTGCCCGAAGACGTGCAGGCGGTTTTCCCCGCGCTCGCCTCGCACCGGCTGGCGCTGCGTGACCCGGCGGCGCGGCCCGGCGACGTGCTCCGGCGCCTGCTGGACGAGACGCCCATTCCGTGAGGCGGCCGGCGCTGTGGCCGACCCGCTTCGGCTGGGCGTTTCTGGGACTGGTGCTGCTGACCCTCATCGGCTGCATCAACTACGCGCTGAGCCTGGGCTACGGCCTGACTTTCCTGCTGGTCGGCGTGTGGATCGTCACGGCGGCGCAGGCGCGGCGGGCGGCGGCCACCCTTGACCTGACCGTGCAGCCGCCCGCCGAGGCGGTGGCCGGGCACGAAACGGCGTTTACGGCGCAGGTCCGGCAGAGCGGCGCGGCGAGTCCGGTCACGCTGCGGGGCTGGGCCGAGCAAAACGGCCAGCGGGTGCCGCTGAGCGCCGCCCTTTTCGTCGGTGCCGGGCACACACAGACCGCCGCGCTGCGGCTTTCCGACCCGGTGCGCGGCCCGCTGCGGCTGACGGGCGTGCAGCTCGTCGCACACGACCCCTTCGGGCTGTGGCAGGCGACCCGAACCGTGACGGCACAGGCCCAAACCGCCGTCCTGCCCGCGCCGGAAGCCGACGCGCCCGCGCCGCCCACGCTCACGGCGGCGGGCAGCGGCGAGGCCGGGCGGCGCACCGCCGGACAGGAGGACTTCGCCGGACTGCGGCCCTACGCGGCGGGCGACGCGCCCCGGCTGATTTCCTGGCGGCACGCGGCCCGCAGCGGGCAGCTCGTGACCCGCGAGTTCGACGCGCCGCTGGGACAGGCGCTCGACCTGAACTGGAACGCGGCTCAGGGTGAGCAGGAGGCGCGGCTCTCGCGGCTGGCGGCCTGGGTGACAGCGGCGCGGGCGGCGGGCCTGCCGTTCCGGCTGACGTTGCCGGGGCAGAGCCTGCCCGTCGGGAGCGGAGACGCGCACGCGGGCCGGGCACTGCGGGCGCTGGCGCTGCACCCGCCTTTTCCGGCCCCACCTGAGCAGAAGGCCGGGAACGAGTTCCTGAGCCGCCCGGCGTGGCTGGGGGGACCGAACACCACCGAGGCGCCGAGCGCGCCGCTGCCTGCCGCGCCGCTGCAATTCTCGCTGCTGGCCCTCGGGGTGGCGCTGCTGCCGGGGCTGCTGCGCTGGCCGCTGTGGGCGAGTGCGCTGGTGCTGTGGCTGCTGACCTACCGGGGCCTGCAGGCCGAGCCGGGGCGCAGGCTCCGCACCCTGCCGCCGCCGCTGCTGCTGGTGCTGGTGGGGGTGGCCGCCTTCGGGCTGAACGCGACCTACGGCACGCTGCTGGGACAGGACGGGGGCACGGCGCTGCTGGCCGCGCTGCTCGCGCTCAAGGCCGCCGAGACGCGCACGGTGCGTGACGCCCGGCTGCTCACACTGCTGGGGCTGTTCGTGACCAGCACCCATTTCTTCCATGACCAGGGACCGCTGACGGCGCTGCACAGCCTGCTCGCCAGCGTGCTGCTGCTGGCAGCGGCGGCCCGCTGGATGGGCGACAGGGGCGACCCGGCGGCGCAGGCGGCGCTCAGCCCGACCGTTCCCCGCCCGCTGCTGGGGCTGAGCGCCCGGCTGCTGCTGCTTTCCCTGCCGCTGGCGGCGCTGCTGTTCGTGTTTTTCCCGCGTCCGGACGGTCCGCTGTGGCAGTTGCCCATCAATCAGGGGGCCAGGACCGGGCTGGCCGACCAGATCAGCGCCGGGGAATACAGCAACCTCGCGCAGAGTGACGCGGTGGCCTTCCGTGCCGACTTTGGCGGGCCGCTGCCCCCGCCCGACGAGCGCTACTGGCGCGGTCCGGTCTACGAACTGTTCGACGGTCAGGGCTGGCAACAGGTGCGGGGCCGCTTCGCCGCGCCGTCTGCCGAAGCGCGTCCGGGGGCGCCGGTCTGGAGCTATTCCATCACCCTGGAACCGAGCGGCAAGCCCTGGCTGCTGGCGCTGGACCTGCCCACCACATTGCCACAAAGCGCCCTGCTGACCGGCGCGTTTCAGGCCGCCACCCTGCGCCCGGCCTCGCTGCGCACGCGCTACGAGTGGAACAGTCAGGCGGCGGTGCTGGGACGGCAAGAAAGCCAGGAGCGGCTCGGCCTCAACCTGACCCTGCCCGAGACGCCGGACGCCGCCAACCCGCAGTCCCGCGCCCTCGCCGCGTCGTGGCGCACGCTGGCGCCGGAGCAGCGGGTGCAGGCGGGGCTGGACGTGTTTCGCAAGGGGGGCTTCGCGTATACCCTCACCCCCCCCAAGCTGCCCAGCGCGAACCGCATCGACGCTTTCCTGTTTGGCAGCAAGCGCGGCTTTTGCGAGCACTACTCCAGCGCCTTCGCTTTCCTGATGCGGGTGGCGGGCGTCCCGGCGCGGATTGTCGGCGGCTACCAGGGCGGCGAGGTCAACCCGGACGGCGGCTACCTCATCGTGCGGCAGCAAAACGCCCATGCCTGGACCGAGGTGTGGCTTCAGGGCCAGGGCTGGGTGCGGGTGGACCCCACCGCCGCCGTCGCCCCGGCCCGCGTGCAGGCGGACCTGGGCACGGCCCTGACGCAGCCGCAGGCCACCGCGCCGCGCGAGCGGACCACGCTGGAACGGGCCAAACTGCGGCTCGACGCCCTGCAGAACCAGTGGAACACCTGGGTGGTGAGCTACGACGGGGCGCAGCAACGCTCGCTGCTCTCGCGGCTGGGCGTGTCGGGGACGGGGTCGCCGCTGTACCTGCTGGCCCTGCTCGGCGCAGCGGCGCTCACGCTGCTGCCCGCGCTGGCCTTCGTGCGCCGCCGCGCCCTGCCGCGTGACCCGGCGCTGCTCGCCCTGCACGACCTCAGCACCCGGCTGCGGCTGCCGCGCGGCCCCGGCGAGACGCCGACCGCCTACGCGGAGCGGGCCGCCGCCCACTCGCCGCAGCAAGCTCCCCTCCTGCGCGATATCGCCCGCCGCTTCAACGCCCTGCGCTACGGCCCCCAGGCGTCCCCGGAGGAGCTGCGGCAGCTTCAGGCGCTGGTGAGGCAGGTGCGGCGAACCGAGCGGACCTGACCCCTCACCCTCTACCCTGCCCTACCCTGCCCCCATGCGCCTGCACCTGATTACCGTCGGAGAACCCAAACTCGCCTACGCCCGCAGCGGCTGGGACGAATACGAAAAGCGGCTGCGGCGCTACCACAAGGTTCAGGTGAGCCGGGTGAGCGGCAAGACCCAGCAGGCCGAGAGCGAAGCCGTGCTGAAAGCGGCAGGCAAGAGCTTGCTGATTTTGCTCGACCCACGCGGCAAGCAGTTTTCCAGTGAGAACCTGAGTGAATATCTGGACGCGCAGGCGCTGGGCGGTCACGGCGAACTGGCCTTCGCCATCGGCGGGCCCGACGGACACACCGACGAACTGCGCTCGCGGGCGCACCTGCTCTGGAGCCTGGGCGAGCTGACGCTGCCGCACGACCTCGCCATGCTGGTGCTGGTCGAGGCGCTGTACCGCGCCGCCACGATTTCGGCGGGTGAGCCTTATCACCGGGGCTAAACGCGCTTACGGAGTCCGCGAGGGGATGACCCGGCGGCCCCGCAACCCCTCCACATATTCGTTGCGGCACTCGGTAAAGGGAACGTCGGCCCAGGGCTGAGGCTGAAAGTCGCGCTGCGTGAGCAGGGGCAGACGCACCTGACGCGTTTCATTGGCGGCGAAACTTTGCGTATCGGAGCCGAAATAGACCGTCTGGTGCTCGGTTCCGCGCCGTTGGTCACACACCACGCTTAGCCGCAGCGCCCCCGCTGGAATGGGTTCCGGGGCGCGGTTGGCGATGGTCGCCGTCACGACTTTGTCGCCGGGTTGTGGGAGTGCCGTTTTCACCCACGCCAGCGCGTAGGGGGCTTTTTCGGTGTGCAGTCTGACCTGCCGCGCCAGCTTGCGCCCCTCCCCGTCCAGCGCCGTGACGCGCAGTTCGTAGTCAGTGTCATAAGCGAAAATTTTCTGCCAGTCCTGCCCCCGTGCGGGCGAGAGCGACACCTCGCCACTCTGGAGGTCGGCGTGTCCGAGTCGCAACGCGATGACGGCCCCGGTGTTCAGGTTGACGAGTTCCCCGCTCACCGTCTCGGGGACGGCGGGGCGGGCCAGCGTCACCCGCACTTCCACAAGGTCGCAGCGGCTGAGGTTGCCGAGCAGCGAAAATTCCACGATGTCGCCGCATGCCTGCCCTACCCGCACGGGAAGCTGGGCCGCAGCGGGCAGCAGTTGGCAACCGCTGAGCGAGAGGGCCCGCAGAGGCAGCAGGAAGGGGCGCGGCATGGGCGCAGGATAGGTCGGAAACCTGACGAGGTGTTGATGGTTCCGCTGCGCTGATGGATGATGGAAGAAAAACCGCCGAAGCCTTCGCCTCAGCGGTCTTTCTTCCATCATCCATCAGGCCGACAGGCCGGAACCATCAACTATCAACCATCACCCACCCTCAAATCCCCTGTACGTCCCACTTCAGGCCCAGCTCAGCCGTGTCCTCGCTGGGGTCCTTGCCCGCCACCAGCGCGTATGCGGCCCGCTCGGGGGTCAGGTGGGTATCCATCACGCGGCGCAGGTCGTCCAGCGTGACCCGGAGCAACCGCGCCTTGTACGCCTCCTGCACCTCAGGGGTAAAGCCCGACTGGTCGCCGTAGAAGCGCAGGCGGCCCACCGTATCGGGGCTGGTGAGGGGGTCGAGGGTCTTGCTCGCGCCCAGAATCGCCTCGGTGAGTTCGCGCTCGCCCAGGTCGGTGTCCAGGAACTGCCGGGCGTCACGGAACACCCCATAGGTGCGGGCGATGTTGGGGTCGCGGTAGCTGCTCATGGCGAACACGCCGCTGCGGGCGTCGAAGCTGGCGCCGCCGCCGTAGGCCCCGCCCTTCTCGCGGATTTCGGCGAGCAGGTACTCACTTCTGAGAAGCCGCGAGAGCACCAGCAGCGCCGGGCTGTCGGCGTGGGTATACGGCACCGTGGAAAAGGCCACCGCGTTGAACGCGACGGGCGAGTCGGTGGTGCGGGCCTGCGGCACCTGCGCCGCGAGTTGCGGGCGGGGGTGGCCGACGGGCGCGTCGCCCTGAAACAGCGTGGTGACGGGCGTGAGGTCCAGCCCCACGTCCTCCGGCAGCGCGGTCAGGCAGACCAGCGGCTCGCCCTGCGTGATGAGGGTGGTCAGGCGCCCGAACTGCGCGAGCAGCGCGTCCAGTCGGCCTTCGAGGTCGTCGGCCTGCCCTTCTGCGCCTTCCACGATGGCCTTGAGGGTCGCCAGCGCGGTGAGGCCGCTGAACTGCTCGCCGAGTGCCGCGCCGGGGCTGACCTGGGCGCTCGCCAGCCGCTCGGCGTAGGCGTTGCCCGCGCTGACCACACTGGCTTTCATGCCCGCCAGACGCTGCTCGAGCAGTTGACGCAGCCGCTCGCGGTCAAACTCGGGCGCCGCAATCACGTCGCGCAGCACCGCCACCAGTTCCCCCGCGTTGCGGGCCAGCGCCTTGCCGCTGAACGACACCGAAAGCCGCAGGTCGTCCACCGTGTCCGGGCCGTTGCCGACCCCCGCGCTCGCGCCGATGCCGCCGGTCACGGCCTCGATGCGGCGGGCGAGCGACACGTAGTCCTGCCCGGCGGCTCCGCTGCGCGTCACGGCGAAGGTGTAGAGCGGCAGCACCGGCAGCAGGTCACGCGGCAGCTCAGGCAGCCGGACCTTCACGTCGAGATAGGTCAGTCCGCCGGTCGGCTGCGGCACGCGCCCCACCAGCGCCCGCCCGGAGCGCTCGGTCTCGTACGCCGGGCGCGGCACCTGCGCGGGCACGTCGGCCAGCGTGAGGGTCGGCAGCACGTTCGGGTCGGATTCCTGGCCCTGAAGGTTTTTCAGGTTGAGGCTCTCGCGGACGATGCGGGCGCGGTCCTCGTCGGTGAAGTCCTTGCTCAGCCGCTCGACCAGTTCGCGCTCGGCCTGCTCGGTGCGCTCGGCCAGCGCGGGGTCAGGGCGGACGACCAGGGTCACGCGGTGGGGGTTTTGCAGCAGCCACTTTTCAATCATGGGTTCAAAGACCCGGCCCCGCTTCAGGTCGTCGCGCAGCCGCCCCAGTTCGGCGTCCAGGCGCAGGCCCGTCACCGGGTCGCCGCCGCTGAGCCACGGTCCCAGCAGCCGGAACATCACGCCCAGGCCGTAGGGGTAGCCCGCGTTGCTGACTTCCTTCTGGCTGATTTCGAACTGGTGCAGGCTGGCTTCAATGAGTGCGGGGTCGATGCCCTCCTCGGCAATCTGGCGCAGGGTGGACAGCACCAGTTCCTGCACGGCGTCGGCCTTATCGGTGCTCAGTCCCTTGAGGCCCACCGCGAAAGCCGCCTCGCGGAAGTCGTCGCGGTAGCCCGTCAGGTCAGCGAGCTGTGCGCCCAGGCCCGACTCGATCAGGGGCCGGGTCAGCGGGGCCGCCGCGTTGCCCAGCAGCACGTCGCTCAGCACGCCCCAGCGCAGGCTCGCGTCGGGGTCGCTGGCGTAGCCCAGTTTCCAGCCCAGCAGCACCTGACCGCCGCGCTCGGTGTCCGAACCGGGGTAGCTCACGTCCACGCGGCGCGGCTCGCTGAAACTGGGCTGGTCGGGAATGCTCACGTCCAGTTCCTGCTTCTGGAAACGGGTCATCACATGCTGCTCGATGGCGTCCAGCACGCGCCCCAGGTCCTGATTGCCGTAGCTGTAGAAGTAGGCGTTGGACGGGTGGTAGTGCGCCGCGTGGAAGGCCCGCAGGTCCTCGTAGGTCAGCTCCGGAATGTTCTCGGGCGACCCGCCGGAGTTGTTGGCGTAGGTCAGGTCGGGGTAGAGCGCCTTGCCGAACGAGCGCCACATCACGCTGCCGGGCGAGGCCATCGCGCCTTTCATCTCGTTGTAGACCACGCCCTGCAGTTTCAGGGTGCTGGTCGGGTCGTCGGGCGTCTCGAACTCGAAGCGGTGCCCGTCTTGCCGGAAGCTCTCGTAGCGCAGCAGCGGGAAAAAGGTCGCGTCCAGATACACCGACAGCAGGTTGAAATAGTCCTGCACGTTGCGGGTGGAAAAGGGGTAGGTCGTCCAGTCGCCCGCCGTCATCGCGTTCATGAAGGTGTTCAGCGAGCGCGGAATCATGGAGAAAAAGGGGTCGGGGACGGGGTATTTCTGCGACCCCATCAGCACGTTGTGTTCCAGGATGTGCGCCACGCCCGTGCTGTCTTTGGGCACGGTGGGAAAGGTCACGCCGAACACGAGGTTGTCGTCCTCGCGGGCGACGTGGGCGTGCCGGGCGCCGTTTTCGTGGCGCAGCAGCACGAGCTGGCCCGACATCTCGGGCAGGGTTTCGACGCGCTCGACGGTGTAACGGCCCAGTGTCTCTCCCACACCGGGGAGCGGAGATTTGATGGCAGTCATGGGCCAAAGAATAGCGCCGGGCGAAAACACCCGGCGGCCTGACTGCGGCTGAGTTCAGCTGCGGTTGTTAACTGCGGCTCAGAGCACGCTGGCGACGGCCTGGGCCGCTTCACGGGCTTCCATATGCAGCAGGCCAAGGTTGGTGCCCGACGGCGCCACCACGGCCAGCACGCCCTTGGCCCCCACCGAGTAGATGAAGACCTGACCGTCCATTCCACTCACCGACATTTCGTTCAGGCTGCCCGTGCCCAGCGTGTCGTTGATGCGCTTGCCCAGGCCCAGCGCCGTGGCGGCCATGGCGGCCACGCGGTTGGCGTCGGTGTTGTCGCTGAACGCCTGGGCGATGGGCAGACCGTCGGTGGTCGCCACCATCGCGCCGCGCAGTTCGGGCAGCGACATACGCAGGTTTTGCAGGATGGACTTCAGTCGTTCAGGTTTGCTCAGCATGGTCATAAGGGGTGCCTCCTTGGGCCGTGGACGGGGAGCGAAGATAGGTAACCCAGTCGCGAAGCAGCGTTTCGCCGCCGTCTTCCAGAGTGACTAGACACCTTTTCGTCTATCAAGACCATAACAAGCCCGGACCGGACGCTGCGGACCAGGAAGCACGGCCAGTCAAAAAGTAATACGGATTCCGCTAAATTCCTGCACAGTCGGAACTACACCGCCTGTGCATCCATATCGCAAAATCCGTATCTTTTCCTACTCCTTTCAGTCGGATTGAATCCAGAAATCTGCTGGATTCAATCGGAATTCGTATAAGGCGAGAACGGATCGGCTGTCCAGTTCCCGCCCGTGCCCTGATCCCGACTCCGACCGAATCCTGTGGCCAACAGGATGAAAGCCGACCGGATGAGGAAGGATAAAGAGACGGATTCACCTCGGGTGCGGCGGAATCTAAGCTGCTGAACGCACGTAGCGCTCTAGGTGCAGCATCAGGTTGTGGGCCGCAACCGCACGGCACGTGCGGGCTACGACGGCCTGGAAGGAATTCAGCTGCACCTCACCCAGAGAGCAGCATCTCGCTAACCTGGAAAAGACCGATTCTATGCGCTTTCTTAGTTTCCCCAGCACCGGTGGCCATGCCACCGGTGTCTTCGCGTTCTCCCGTGACTTGGCGTACACGCCACTCCCGACGTAGCCTTTGTCCCCAAGCGTGCGGCTGCGTTCGTATTCAGAGAGCAGCTCACGGGCCACGCCCTGCTCGGATTCGTTGGCAGCGACAATGGCAAACTTCGTGAAGTAGCCCTGCGTGTCGACGACGCCGTGAAGCTTGTAGCCCATCACCCAGCCCATACTCCCTGGGCCTATTTTTGCTTCTGACTGCTGTCTGGGCCGCTTCATTCGGGCACCCTGAGCAATGGGGAGGGGTTTACTGTCGATAATGAGGATGTCTGCATCTTTCGGGCTGAGGGACAGCCCGAAAGATGCGATGAGATGCCTGGCTGCGAGTAAATGGCGGTGGTAGCGACTGCGTTCGGGGAGGTGTGGGAAGAGGTCGGCGTAAAGCTGACGAACGAGGGCGAACCAGGTCTCGCTGTTCTTCTGACCAAGAAGGTCGCCCACGAGGGCGATAGTGATCAGTTCAGAAGGAGTGGCCTGACGGTTGCGGGCCATGGGAAGCTGGTAGCTTCCCATGGCGCTGAGCAGTTGGAGATGGTCGTCGACAAGGACGTAGGCCAGTGTGAAGAGGTCGGGCAGGCTAAAATATTCCAGAAGCTGGCTGGTTCGCATAACCCCAGCTTCGCTTTTTTCGCCCCTTCTTGCGCCGCACCCGAGGTGATTCCGTACGTTACCAAGCTGGGTTTTACTCCGCCCCCGCTGCTGGCAGCGGCTCGGAGGCGTCGTGCAGCACCCGCTCGGCGACCTGCAAGAACGCCTGCACGGTGGGGCGGGTGGGCTGCTCGCCCGCCGTGTCCCGGCGCCACACCGCCACGATCTCGATGACCGGAGCACCCTCCAGCGGACGGTAGACCACGCCGGGAAGCGCCAGCCGCGAGAAAAATTCGATGGGCAGAAACACGCCCACGCCCGCCGCCACCAGCGAGAGCAGGGTGGGAATCTCAATGGCCTCCTGCACCACCCGGGGGGTAAAGCCCGCATCCGCGCACCAGTGCATGACCTGGTCGAAATAGCTGGCCCGCAGGTAGCGCGGAAAAAAGACGAACGCTTCGTCGGCGAGGTCGGCAATCCGGAGCCGTTCCCGCTGCGCGAGTGGGTGTGCGGCGGGCAGGGCCGCCACCAGCCGTTGCCGCCACAGCGCCCGGGACGCCAGCGCCGGGTCACGCACCGGCAGCAGCAGCAGCCCCACGTCGATCTGACCGCCGCGCAGCGCCGCTTCCTGTTCCCCGGCGGTCAGTTCGCGCAGGTCCACGCTGACCGCCGGGTACAGCTCGCGAAAGCGCCGCACGATTTCCGGCAGCCCCCCGAAGGCCAGCCCGCTGACAAAGCCCACGGTCAGCCGCCCCACCTCGCCCTGGGCGGCCCGGCGCGCCCGCTCCACCGTCTGCGCCGCCTGCGCCAAAGTCGCCCGCGCCCCGACCAGAAATTCCTCGCCCGCCGGGGTGAGCTGCACGCGCCGGGTGGTGCGGGTCACGAGCTGCACGCCCACTTCTTCTTCGAGGTTGCGAATCGAGCTGCTCAGCGCCTGCTGCACCACGAACACGCGCTCGGCGGCCCGCCCGAAGTGTTCTTCCTCGGCCAGGGCGACGAAGTGGCGCAGGTGTCGCAGTTCCATTGCCGCGCAGCTTAGAGCATTTGACAACTTCCCCTTGTTCCCGCTGGTTGGAGTCCCTTCCCCGAACATAGGGCTTCGCTTGCAGTCCCTATGACGCTTCCCAGCGCGGCCCCATGTCTCCCGGCCCCCAGCCACTCATCTGGGCTTGACGGTTCGTTAGAGCATGAAGTTTCCGAGGCCATTCGTACATTGCCAGAAGCCGGCAGGCGGATAGGGTGGGGGCGTTTTGGTTGATGTTCCCACGTCTTGCCCTCACAGGAGCGCTTTTTTCATGACCCTCTCGA is from Deinococcus wulumuqiensis R12 and encodes:
- a CDS encoding pyridoxal phosphate-dependent aminotransferase, which gives rise to MASPFRLSARAQSLKPSATVAVTSRALELRRQGADIISMSVGEPDFDTPPHVRAAAIAAIEAGHTRYTPVGGIPELRSAVSAKFRRENGLAYAPDAVTVTSGGKQALFNALFALLGSGDEVLIPAPYWVSYPEMVALTGAVPVAVPTTPESGFQLDPERLAAAVTPRTRMVILNSPGNPTGAVFPPETLRAVAELAQRCGLVVVTDEIYEHLVYDAEQVSIGTYAPEHTLTINGASKAYAMTGWRIGYAGGPKHVIAAMNALQSQSTSNASSVSQYAALAALEGHEDTARFIAIARAAYRERRDRIVAGLNALGLPTPTPQGAFYVMADTRAVHPDELQAARIILDEAQVAAVPGTDFAAPGQVRLSYATSMENIEEVLRRLDRVVGR
- a CDS encoding AAA family ATPase, whose translation is MATALPSSPAVSGSAANQAIHRALEQLDRVILGKPTQLRLALACLLARGHLLIEDQPGVGKTTLAQALARTLGLGFRRVQFTSDLLPADLLGVSIWDAASGSFRHQPGPIFSELLLADEINRATPRTQGALLEAMEERQVSEGGVTRPLPDPFFVIATQNPAAFVGTSPLPEAQLDRFLMTVTLGYPDARAERTLLETGGRGQSVRDLPAVLDAPTLLRAQAEVDAVYAAPALLDYLQLLARASREHPAIAAGLSPRALLALLAAARAWAYLDGRDMVLPEDVQAVFPALASHRLALRDPAARPGDVLRRLLDETPIP
- a CDS encoding transglutaminaseTgpA domain-containing protein, with product MRRPALWPTRFGWAFLGLVLLTLIGCINYALSLGYGLTFLLVGVWIVTAAQARRAAATLDLTVQPPAEAVAGHETAFTAQVRQSGAASPVTLRGWAEQNGQRVPLSAALFVGAGHTQTAALRLSDPVRGPLRLTGVQLVAHDPFGLWQATRTVTAQAQTAVLPAPEADAPAPPTLTAAGSGEAGRRTAGQEDFAGLRPYAAGDAPRLISWRHAARSGQLVTREFDAPLGQALDLNWNAAQGEQEARLSRLAAWVTAARAAGLPFRLTLPGQSLPVGSGDAHAGRALRALALHPPFPAPPEQKAGNEFLSRPAWLGGPNTTEAPSAPLPAAPLQFSLLALGVALLPGLLRWPLWASALVLWLLTYRGLQAEPGRRLRTLPPPLLLVLVGVAAFGLNATYGTLLGQDGGTALLAALLALKAAETRTVRDARLLTLLGLFVTSTHFFHDQGPLTALHSLLASVLLLAAAARWMGDRGDPAAQAALSPTVPRPLLGLSARLLLLSLPLAALLFVFFPRPDGPLWQLPINQGARTGLADQISAGEYSNLAQSDAVAFRADFGGPLPPPDERYWRGPVYELFDGQGWQQVRGRFAAPSAEARPGAPVWSYSITLEPSGKPWLLALDLPTTLPQSALLTGAFQAATLRPASLRTRYEWNSQAAVLGRQESQERLGLNLTLPETPDAANPQSRALAASWRTLAPEQRVQAGLDVFRKGGFAYTLTPPKLPSANRIDAFLFGSKRGFCEHYSSAFAFLMRVAGVPARIVGGYQGGEVNPDGGYLIVRQQNAHAWTEVWLQGQGWVRVDPTAAVAPARVQADLGTALTQPQATAPRERTTLERAKLRLDALQNQWNTWVVSYDGAQQRSLLSRLGVSGTGSPLYLLALLGAAALTLLPALAFVRRRALPRDPALLALHDLSTRLRLPRGPGETPTAYAERAAAHSPQQAPLLRDIARRFNALRYGPQASPEELRQLQALVRQVRRTERT
- a CDS encoding 23S rRNA (pseudouridine(1915)-N(3))-methyltransferase RlmH, translating into MRLHLITVGEPKLAYARSGWDEYEKRLRRYHKVQVSRVSGKTQQAESEAVLKAAGKSLLILLDPRGKQFSSENLSEYLDAQALGGHGELAFAIGGPDGHTDELRSRAHLLWSLGELTLPHDLAMLVLVEALYRAATISAGEPYHRG